The window TCTAATGGGAGCCGTCGGCTTCCTGTCTCTTCCGCACGCCGCTCGAGCGGATGTTGCAGCGGATGCGCAGCTCCGGTCTGCCGAGAGCGCTGCAGCCAACCGTGTCCGTGCGACGGAACTTCAGCTTCCGTACTGGGCGTTCACCTACTACACGCGTGACAACGCTTGGATCACCCTCGGGCCCGACGGATGGACGAGTGGCTACCTGCCTGGCGAGCTTTGGCGTCTCTACGCGCTGAGGGGTGACGGATGGTTCAGGACTCACGCCAACACTCGGCTGGCGCCTATCGCCCGCCACGATCCGGCGTGGACCGAGCTCGACATCGGCATCCGCTACTTCTACAGCTGCGCGTCGGACTACGACCTCACCGGCGATGCGGCCGCGAGGAGCCAAGCGCTCGTGGCAGCCAACTCCATGGCCATCGGCTTCAATCCCGCAGCTGGCGTCGTGAGCCCCGCCAGCGCCACGAACACGGCCACCGTCATCATCGACGATCTGATGAACGTGCAGCTGTTGTGGTGGGCAGCCGACCACGGCGGTTCGCCGGTCCTGCGCTCCGTGGCCAACGCACACACGCTTACGACCGCGCGGGACTTCGTTCGCGCGGACGGCAGCACGTACCAGTTCGTCTCCTACGAGACATCAACCGGCGCGGTGGTCGACCGAGGGACGAGGCAAGGTTGCTCGGACGACTCGACGTGGTCTCGCGGCCAGGCCTGGGCCATCCACGGCTTCGCGAACGGCTACCGCGAGACGCACAACCCGGTGCTTCTAGCAGCGGCTCGCAAAGTGGCCGACTGGTATCTCGCGCACCTTCCTGATGACATGGTGCCGTACTGGGACTTCGAAGCGCCTGACATTCCCAACGCCCCCCGAGACAGCTCGGCTGCTGCGGTGGCAGCTTCGGGGCTGATCGACCTGTCGATGCTCGATCCGGACGTCGCCAACCGCACCCGCTACGAGGCTGCGGCGCGAGCAACGCTGCAGTCTCTGTCATCGCCGAACTACCTCTCGACCGGGCCGAACCCAGCGGTGCTCCTGCATGGAACGATGAGCTACAGCGCTGGCTCCTACGACGTCGGCCAGTCCTTCGGCGACTACTTCTACCTGGAGGCACTCCAGCGTCTCCGTCGACTCACACCGGCCCAGAAGCCCTGGCGCATCGTTCGCACGGTGGCGAGCTCGGGATCGCCGTCTCGCGCTATCGACCGCTCGGAGTCGACGTCGTGGACGTCGAAGGGCAAGCAGTGGATCGACGTAAAACTCGAGCGCCGAACGACGGTGAGCGCCGTCGGCGTGGGAGTGCGGTGGGGAGCGAGTCGCTCGGCAACCCTGAAGGTGCAGGTCTCTTATGACCGCAAGCACTGGCGTACCGTGCGGGTCGCGCGAAGCGGCGGCGATTGGGCCGGGGTCGAGACGTACCGCTTCACCCCATCCAGGACCCGATGGGTGCGCCTCGCGGTCTCGGGCACGTCGCACAACTCCGCCAACGGAATCACGATGCTGCGAGTCTACTGATGCCCGCGCTGCCCGCGCCAGGTGCTGTCTTTGCGTGCTAGGCTCGATGCTATGAACTGGCGACGACTGACAACGGCGGGTGGAGGGTACCCTTTCGCGATTGTGGCGGTGGGCCTGGCGACGCTCCTGTTCTTGCCATTCCGCGATCTGCTTCAGACCACCGTCTTCATGCTGCTGTACGTTCCGGTCATCATCTCCATCGCTCGCCTTGTCGGCGTTCGCGCCTCGACGGCAGCAGCCGTGCTCGCGTTCCTAGCGCTCGACCTGCTCTTCATCCCGCCCTACTACCACGTCACGGTCGCATCGCTGTCCGAGTGGCTCGGCCTAGTCGTCTTCCTTCTGATTGCACTTATCGCCGGCCAACAGACCGGTCAGCTCCGCGCTCGTGAGCGCGCCGCAGTCCGCCGCCAGGACGAACTCGCATTGCTCAATCGGCTCGCCTTCCGCGTCGCCTCCGAGAAGAGCGTCTCGGCGATAGCCGAGTTCATCGTCGGCCAGGTCACCCAGGTGCTCGGCGCCCGGCGCGCGGCCCTCTACGTCGGCGGCCCGGGCACGGGGACTCCGCGGTGCCTCGCGCAGGCTGGCCTGCTGCGACCGTCGAGCGGAGAGGCGGCGCTGGTTGGCTGGGTGCTGCGCACGAGCAAGGCGGTCGGCCTGCCCGCAACCGAAGGCGTGCCCTACGATCAGCGGCTCGTCTCAGTAGGCGCCTCCGATGCCATTCCTGGAGTCGAGACCGCGGGGGCGTTCCTGCCGCTGCAGACGGCCAACAGTCTCGAAGGCGTCCTGTTCGCCGACCCAGCGCAGCCCGCAGGGTTCTCGGCAGACGACGCGCGACTGCTCGCGGCGGTCGCCAACCTCGCTGCGACTTCGCTCGAGCGCCAGCGCCTCGCGGGCGACGCGGCTCACGCGGAGGCACTGCGCGAGGCCGACCGACTCAAGTCCACGCTGGTCAGCTCCGTCTCGCACGAGCTCAAGACGCCCCTCGCGGCGGCCACGGCCCGCGTGACCGGACTGGTGGAGGAAGGGGAGGGCTGCGATGCAGCGCGCGTTCACGAGGAGCTCACCGCCGTCGCCGAGGACCTCGTGCGGCTCAACGACTCCATCGGCGACCTGCTCGATCTTTCGCGCCTCGAATCCGACGCCTGGCAGCCGCATTTCGACCTGTACGACGTGCGCGACGTCCTGGGCACGGTGCTCTCGCGGCTCTCGGCGAGTCAGCGCGAGCGCGTCCGGTTCGATCTGCCCGAGAACCTGCCCGATATCCGCGCCGACTTCGCTCAGCTGGCCCGCGCGCTCTCGAACCTCGTGGAAAACGCGCTGGTCTACTCGCCGGCCGACGCGCCCG is drawn from Coriobacteriia bacterium and contains these coding sequences:
- a CDS encoding discoidin domain-containing protein; protein product: MGAVGFLSLPHAARADVAADAQLRSAESAAANRVRATELQLPYWAFTYYTRDNAWITLGPDGWTSGYLPGELWRLYALRGDGWFRTHANTRLAPIARHDPAWTELDIGIRYFYSCASDYDLTGDAAARSQALVAANSMAIGFNPAAGVVSPASATNTATVIIDDLMNVQLLWWAADHGGSPVLRSVANAHTLTTARDFVRADGSTYQFVSYETSTGAVVDRGTRQGCSDDSTWSRGQAWAIHGFANGYRETHNPVLLAAARKVADWYLAHLPDDMVPYWDFEAPDIPNAPRDSSAAAVAASGLIDLSMLDPDVANRTRYEAAARATLQSLSSPNYLSTGPNPAVLLHGTMSYSAGSYDVGQSFGDYFYLEALQRLRRLTPAQKPWRIVRTVASSGSPSRAIDRSESTSWTSKGKQWIDVKLERRTTVSAVGVGVRWGASRSATLKVQVSYDRKHWRTVRVARSGGDWAGVETYRFTPSRTRWVRLAVSGTSHNSANGITMLRVY
- a CDS encoding DUF4118 domain-containing protein, with amino-acid sequence MNWRRLTTAGGGYPFAIVAVGLATLLFLPFRDLLQTTVFMLLYVPVIISIARLVGVRASTAAAVLAFLALDLLFIPPYYHVTVASLSEWLGLVVFLLIALIAGQQTGQLRARERAAVRRQDELALLNRLAFRVASEKSVSAIAEFIVGQVTQVLGARRAALYVGGPGTGTPRCLAQAGLLRPSSGEAALVGWVLRTSKAVGLPATEGVPYDQRLVSVGASDAIPGVETAGAFLPLQTANSLEGVLFADPAQPAGFSADDARLLAAVANLAATSLERQRLAGDAAHAEALREADRLKSTLVSSVSHELKTPLAAATARVTGLVEEGEGCDAARVHEELTAVAEDLVRLNDSIGDLLDLSRLESDAWQPHFDLYDVRDVLGTVLSRLSASQRERVRFDLPENLPDIRADFAQLARALSNLVENALVYSPADAPVRVSARRAGGGIELSVTDAGPGVTDAEKAHIFEKFYRGHASASAPAGTGLGLAITREIVRTHDGTLRVEDAQPRGSRFVLTIPSSPKEPA